One window of Paroedura picta isolate Pp20150507F chromosome 2, Ppicta_v3.0, whole genome shotgun sequence genomic DNA carries:
- the NR4A2 gene encoding LOW QUALITY PROTEIN: nuclear receptor subfamily 4 group A member 2 (The sequence of the model RefSeq protein was modified relative to this genomic sequence to represent the inferred CDS: inserted 1 base in 1 codon): MPCVQAQYGSSPQGASPATQSYAYHHSAAAGEYSSDFLTPEFVKFSMDLTNTEITATTSXPSFSTFMDSYGAAAAAAAAGYDVKPPCLYQMPSQPPPPPPPPPPPPPAPSIKVEELPLHGHGYQPPPPPPGTAGPPGPDELAVYYKPCASPPTPAAGFAPGQGVWDEGGPLHGFHHHHHHHHHHHHHAQAAYGGAAGPGGGGGGGGGGGAHKGGPPAVPRLSLFSFKQSPPGTPVGSCQMRFDGPLHGLPLNGEPAAHGAHHHHHHPHDGQPFAVPNPIRKQAAAAAAAAAAAAAVGFPGLQIGHASQLLDAQVPSPPSRGSPSNEGLCAVCGDNAACQHYGVRTCEGCKGFFKRTVQKNAKYVCLANKNCPVDKRRRNRCQYCRFQKCLAVGMVKEVVRTDSLKGRRGRLPSKPKSPQEPSPPSPPVSLISALVRAHVDSNPAMTSLDYSRFQATPDYPMTGDDTQHIQQFYDLLTGSMEIIRGWAEKIPGFTDLPKPDQDLLFESAFLELFVLRLAYRSNPAEGKLIFCNGVVLHRLQCIRGFGEWIDSIVEFSSNLQNMNIDISAFSCIAALAMVTERHGLKEPKRVEELQNKIVNCLKDHVTFHSGGLSRPNYLSKLLGKLPELRTLCTQGLQRIFYLKLEDLVPPPAIIDKLFLDTLPF, encoded by the exons ATGCCCTGCGTCCAGGCTCAGTACGGGTCTTCGCCGCAAGGAGCCAGCCCGGCCACGCAGAGCTACGCCTACCACCACTCGGCGGCTGCCGGGGAGTACAGCTCGGACTTCCTGACGCCCGAGTTCGTCAAGTTTAGCATGGACCTGACCAACACTGAAATCACTGCCACCACTT CTCCCAGCTTCAGTACCTTTATGGACAGCtacggcgccgccgccgccgccgccgccgccggctacGACGTCAAGCCGCCCTGCCTCTACCAAATGCCCTCGcagccgcccccgccgccgcccccgccgcccccgccgccgcccgcgccctCCATCAAGGTCGAGGAGCTGCCCCTGCACGGCCACGGctaccagccgccgccgccgccccccggcACGGCCGGGCCCCCGGGCCCCGACGAGCTGGCCGTCTACTACAAGCCGTGCGCCTCGCCGCCCACCCCGGCCGCGGGCTTCGCGCCGGGCCAAGGCGTGTGGGACGAGGGCGGGCCGCTGCAcggcttccaccaccaccaccaccatcaccaccaccaccaccatcacgcCCAGGCGGCCTACGGCGGCGCGGCcgggcccggcggcggcggcggcggaggaggcggcggcggggcccACAAGGGCGGCCCGCCGGCCGTGCCGCGCCTCTCGCTCTTCTCCTTCAAGCAGTCGCCGCCCGGCACGCCGGTGGGCAGCTGCCAGATGCGCTTCGACGGGCCCCTGCACGGCCTGCCGCTCAACGGCGAGCCGGCGGCCCACggcgcccaccaccaccaccaccacccgcacGACGGCCAGCCCTTCGCCGTGCCCAACCCCATCCGCAAGCAGGCCGCCgccgcagcagccgccgccgccgcagcagccGCCGTCGGCTTCCCGGGCCTGCAGATCGGGCACGCCTCGCAGCTCCTGGACGCCCAGGTGCCCTCGCCGCCCTCCCGGGGCTCCCCCTCCAACGAGGGCCTGTGCGCCGTCTGCGGGGACAACGCCGCCTGCCAGCACTACGGCGTGCGCACCTGCGAGGGCTGCAAAGGCTTCTTCAAG CGCACCGTGCAGAAGAACGCCAAGTACGTTTGCCTGGCGAATAAAAACTGTCCCGTGGATAAGCGCCGCCGGAATCGGTGCCAGTACTGCCGCTTTCAGAAGTGCCTGGCAGTCGGCATGGTCAAAGAAG TGGTCCGCACAGACAGCTTAAAAGGCCGGCGGGGTCGCTTGCCATCGAAGCCGAAGAGCCCCCAGGAGCCCTCTCCCCCTTCGCCCCCGGTGAGTCtgatcagtgccctggtgagagCTCATGTCGACTCCAACCCGGCTATGACCAGCCTGGACTATTCCAGG TTCCAGGCCACGCCGGACTACCCCATGACCGGCGACGACACGCAGCACATCCAGCAGTTCTATGACCTCCTGACCGGCTCCATGGAGATCATTCGCGGCTGGGCGGAGAAGATCCCCGGCTTCACCGACCTGCCCAAGCCCGACCAGGATTTGCTCTTCGAGTCGGCTTTCCTGGAGCTCTTCGTCCTGCGGCTGGCCTACAG GTCCAACCCAGCGGAAGGCAAGCTCATCTTCTGCAACGGCGTGGTCCTGCACCGGCTGCAGTGCATCCGCGGCTTCGGCGAGTGGATCGACTCCATCGTGGAGTTCTCGTCCAACCTGCAGAACATGAACATCGACATCTCCGCCTTCTCCTGCATCGCTGCCCTGGCCATGGTGACAG AGCGGCACGGCCTGAAGGAGCCCAAGCGGGTGGAGGAGTTGCAGAACAAGATCGTCAATTGCCTCAAGGACCACGTGACGTTCCACAGCGGCGGCCTCAGCCGGCCCAATTACCTGTCGAAGCTGCTGGGCAAGCTGCCCGAACTGCGCACGCTCTGCACGCAGGGCCTCCAGCGCATCTTCTACCTGAAGCTGGAAGACCTGGTGCCGCCGCCGGCCATCATCGACAAGCTCTTCCTGGACACGCTGCCTTTCTAA